DNA from Fibrobacter sp. UWH6:
AGTTTCTGATTGAACTCTATCTCAAAGCCTGCGTAATGGGGTGTCAGCTTGCGAAGGGTGGTGCACAGTCCGTCGGTTTTTCCTTGGTAGGGAAAGTTTTTACGAACTTTCAGTTCCGGGGCCCTAGCGTGAATTTCGCTGATGATTACGTTTGCAATCATGTTTTCTTGGGGACGGCTCGGGTCAAAGAGAATGCCGATGTCGGCGTCCCTTTCCTTGCCGTTCAGTACCGGCGTAAAACTGTGGATCGCCAGATGTAGAACGGGTGTTGTTGCTGCGGTGGTGCTGACGTATTCTTCTACGGCATTGCGGTAACCCAGATAGTAGGCGAAGGCTCTCTTTCTTAGGGCGAAATATTTTGCGTCCCCCTGATTGTCCTTGATGGAATCCCAGAATTCGCTGAACACGCTATGGTTCCATAGGCTTCGATTCAGGTCGATAAAAAGTCTGCTGTATTTTCCAGCGCAGTAGAAATCGGGCTTTTCCTGTTTGACAAGACGTTTATAGATGTCATAAACACCATAGTCGTAACCCCGATGAGATTCCAAAATTTCGCAGGGAATGTTCAGGTTCCTGGCGAAGGCGGGAACAGCGTTATGGGCATGTTCGCAGGAGAGGAGTAGTTTGAAATCGTTGAACATAGATGTCTCGCGCTTTTGCGCATATTGAGGGATTACTCTTCAACTCCGTAGAGGGTGTTTTCTGCAAGGCAACGGGCAAGGCGACCATATTCGCAAACAAAGTCATCGCGGCCGGGATTGGTGCCTACATTTTTTACCAAGGCGCTTGCAAGTGTTCCGCGCTTGAACATCTTGAGGAGCAGTTCCTGTGAGTGTGCGGAAATCTTGGACTGGACCTTTGATGTGATTTTCTTGATCAGTTCGCCGGCAGTGATTTCGCTAGCTTCAATGCCGAAGGTAATCAGGAAGTTTCTGTCGCGGATGATGGTCTTTTCTGCAAAGCGGGTGGTGTCCATCAGGATCTTTGCCAAGGCCTCCGTTTCCAAAGCTTTTACGCGTTTCAGGGCGCTGCTGGAATCGATGCCGTTGAAGGCGCCTTCAGTAAGGCCCTTCAAGACTGCCACTTCCCATTCGGCGATGGCGATGTCTGCATCGGGGCATTCCTGAATATCCACCAGGCGGATTTCCACCGCACCGCGGTCAAAGCGGGCGATGGCTCCGCGACTGTTTAGGAAGAAATGGTTCAGCAGGTGTTCCGGATCGTGGGGGGCGATGTCCTTCTTTACCTTCTCGAAAATCTGCTTGTTATAGTCTTCGTAGGTAAAGACGGCTTCCGGAATCACGAGCCCTGCAATGCTAGGGACTCTATCCTGATTGTGGCGGTAGGTTTCAATACGGCCATCCAGGAAACCGCAGTATTTTCCATCCAGGAAGGGGCTGGAGGCGGCGATGGCGGGAATCAGGGGCAACAGCGCGCGAATAGCGGCGTGCAGTTTTCCAAATTCTTCGTCACCATTGAAGCTCAGGTTGATGTGGGTGCTCTGCAGGTTGGCCCAGCCGTGACCCTTGCAGTTGAAAATGCGGTCATAGGTCTCGTAGATTTCGTTGCAGTCATAGGGCCACAACTGCATTTCTGCCGGATCCATAAAGGGGTGGGCTGCGCTAGGCAGGAGCATGGCGTTTATGGATTTCAGCTTTTCGTTGGCAAGGAGAATTTCCTTGTGGAAGGTGGCTCCCAGATTCTTTAGGTGGTCCACCGGTTCGGCGCATTTCAGTTCCAGAACATGGCTAACCAGTTCGTTGGAAAGGCCAATGGGGCCGTGCTCCACGTCGGAAAGTTGTTCGCCGTTCTTGTCATGACCCAGGGGCACATCAGCACGAGGGAGAACATTGAGATTGTCACGGTCAACGATCATGTATTCCATCTCGATGCCGTATTTTTGCCAAAGTTTGTATGCGTTCATAATTATTCTCCACTCGTCATTCTGAGCGCAATGCCGAAGAATCCATAAAGCATTTCACTGGATCCTTCATTTCGCTGCGCTCCATTCAGGATGACGTATTCAGTGCACCCTTATTCCTACAGGTAAAACTCTCTTTCATGTTGAAGGATCTTTTGTTGTGCTGCATTCAGGCGGTCTTCAATTCGGTGACGCAAAGATCGCATAATGGCTGAATAGATTTTCTTTTTACCCACTTGGTCTTCGATGCCGGCGTCAATGCTGGGGTTGTCATTGACTTCCACCACGATGGGGTGGCCGTTCCATTCCTTAAGATCTACGCCGTACAATCCGTTTCCGATCATGCTGCAAATCTTTAGGGCGGTTTTCACAACGCCATGGGGCACGCTTTCGATGGGGAGGCAATCGAACATGCCGCAGATTTCGTCCTTGTCTTCGCTGGCCCAGTTGTAAATCTGCCAATGGTCCTTGGCCATATAGTACTTGCAAGCGTATAGGGGCTTTCCGTCCAGAACGCCAATGCGCCAGTCAAATTCCGTGGGGGTGAATTCCTGGGCGATAAGCAGGTCGCTATGTTCGAACATCTGGTCCAGAGTCTTTTCCAGTTCTTCCTTGTTGGAGACTTTCTTGACGCCTAAGGAGAAACTGGAATCCGGGGACTTGAGCACCATAGGGAACCCGATTTCCTTGGCCAAAGTATGGCGGTTTTCGGAATGGGCGATGATGGTTCTGGGGGTATGGATTTTGGCGGCCTGCATCAGTTCCTGCAGGTAGACCTTGTTGGAACAGCGGAGGATACTGTCCGGATCGTCGATGACGGCAATGCCCAGAGATTGGGCGCGGCGGGCGAAACTGTAAGTGTAATGATTGACGTTTGTAGTTTCGCGGATGAACAAGGCGTCAAATTCGCCTACTCGGGCGTAGTCCTTCTTGGTAATCAGTTCTACGCGGAAACCTGTTTCTTCGGCAGCCTTGATGAAATTCTGGATGGCCTGTGCATTGCTGGGAGGCTCCTTTTCTTCAGGGTTGGTGAGGATGGCCAGGTCGTAAAGGTAATCCTCTTCCTTGCTTGCCACGTAGCGGTTCTTTTCGAAGTATTCCTGGGCGAACTTGTTCACCATTTCCATATGGGTTTCGGGAATTTCGTCGACGCAAATGGGACGGATACTCTGGATAAACCATTTCTGCTTGAAAATGAACTTTGCACGAAGCAAGGGCGCCTGGAAAAGGCGGTAAAGTTCCTGGGAAAGTTCCAGATATTGGGGGCTGACATTCTGACCGAAATAAATGCTCAGTACGAATTCCGTGCCGGTCAGCTTGTGAAGACTTTTTTGAATCAGGTTGTCGATTTCGTCGGAGATATGCTTGATGACCGCAGTGGTCTTGAAGTCGCGAATGTTCTTGACGCAAGGAATTACCTTGTGTCCGCGGGCTTCTGCCAAAAGGGATACGTAGTAGCCCTTGCTCTGGTAACTGTAATCGCGGCAGAGGTTGAATACGCGGGTATTCTTTTCGCCGGTGTATTTGTGGGAGATCAGGTAATCCTGTGCGGATACGATTTCAATTCCTGGAACGTTCAGTTTCCAGTTCTTCGGGTTATTCACCACGATGATTTTTTTCATGATTGTCTTCTGTTGAAGTTTTTCCCTACTTCTTTTCTACTACAAGAACGTTGCCGTCGTAGGTCATGACGCCAAGTAAAATGCTGTGGATCAATCTGAACTTATCCACCTTGTAGTAAGGTCCTTTGCAAAGGGGATTTGTGCAATCCGGGTCTGCCACCAGAAAGTTTTTCTTTTCGTCTAGGCCGTAGAGTACCACGAAGTGTCCGCAGGGGTCACCCTTGATATCGTCAGAGACGGAACGATCGTTTTCGTCGGTGTATTCCCGCTTGCATCTGTAGAGATAGGTGGCCGAGAGACCGCAAAGGACAGGGGTGCCCTTCTTAAAGAATTTCTCGAACATGCTAGCCCGCAAATCGGCGGTTGCGATGGTTCCTCCAAGGTCAATGAAGCGGATGTAGGCTTCGATGGCCTTCTTCAGCTTGGGGGCGTGTTTGGCCTTGTGCAGCGCGCAAAGTCTTTCGCGCAGTTCCGGCATTTTCAAGTTGCTCCAGCTGGGATCGAAAATCTTGAGATTGTAAGAGTAGATGGTGGCTTTGAATCCTCTTTTTAAAGCGTCTATGCCCAAGAACACCCCGAGGGTGCCGCCTTCTTCAAGAGATTCAATTTCTGAGATGAGTTGGTGGAGGGGAACGTTTAAGCCAAGATGAGCATAAACCGCATGAAGGCTCGTGGGGCCGCAGGTTACATCGTTAGGCTGCGGCAGGATTTTGATGTCCATCTTTGCCTCTGTCGAACGCCCTGGTCAACATGACCTAGGCCCTGAACTTGGCGGAGTCAGGTTGCCATCCTGGACCGTCGATTGGACATGTATAAAACTACCAATAAAAAGGTAGGAAAACAAGGGGGTCAAAAAAATTATTTTTTATACACTCTAATGTAGTCCACCAGCATTTCGTTGGGGAATTGAGAGTCGTCGATTTCGAAGCCCGGCCAGGTACCGCCAACAGCCACGTTTAGGATGAAGAAAAAGTCCTTGTGGAAGGTTCCCATTTCGCCGGCGGCGTCCTCAATCCCGATTTCCTGGTACTTGAAATCGTCCACGTACATGGTGATGGCGCTCTTGTCCCAGGTCATTTTGTAGTTGTGGAACTGGGTGATGTCCATGGGGTAGGAGGTACCGTAGTATTCCTTGGTGTTGTTGCCGTATTCGGCGTGTTGACCTTCGTGGGCCCAGTGGTGGGTGCCATAGACTACGCTTTCGTCGTTGACGGCTTCAATAATGTCGATTTCGCCGCAGGTGGGCCAGCTGACCTGATCAATGTTCTTGCCTAGCATCCAGAAGGCGGGCCAGATTCCCTTGCCGGAGGGCAGGGCGATGCGGGCCTCGATGGTGCCGTAGGTAAATTCGAACTTGCCCTTGGTAATGATTCGGGCGGAAGTGTACTTGGCGGTTTCGAAGTCTTCCTTCTTGGCGGCAATGTGGAGGATGCCGTCCTTCACGTAGGTGTTTTCGGTACGGTCGGTGTAGTATTGGAGTTCGTTATTGCCCCAGCCGGAATTTCCTGTTTCGTAGGTCCATTTGGTAAGGTCCAGGGCGGTGCCGTTAAATTCGTCGGACCAGAAGGCTGTGGGGTCGGCGGGGGTGTCTGTGGGGAGTCCTGCGGATTCGCTGCTGGCAGGGTCGTCTGCGGAACTTGACTGCGCAACGTCTGCAACAGAGCTACTAGAAATAGACTCGTTGCTGCTACTAGATTCCTCGACTACGCTCGGAATGACATTCTGGGAACTGCTAGAAGGTACCGCGGCGGAACTTAACGGATTCTCCACGGCAGAACTTGCCGGCGTTGCGTCACCGGAGCTTACCTGCGCTACATCTGCGGAACTTTCCAGAACGCCACTCACGGAACTTGATTCGGGAGCATTGTTGTCAGTACCTGCTGGACTGTCTGATGAACACGCGAAAAAGTTAGCGCTTGCCAACAGGAGTGCAAAAAAGTAGCGTTGAACGTTTGCCAGTTGCATAATTCAAAATTTAATCTCTTTTGTGTCGAGTTCTCATTGAACTTTTGTATATTCTCGCTTGCATTAGCGAATGCAACATAGTTTATTAGATCACTTTCCTGCCTTGTGGCGGAGGTGGTCTTTTTTTATGCGGACAAAAAATGACCTGTGAAAATGAGTGTATTTACAAAGTGTAATACGTTTTGTATATTAAATTCTGATCGGGGGCGTGTGTGAATATTACGGACCATGCGGCCGATCAGATGAAAAAAAGAGGCTTCACAGTAGAAATGCTGGGGCAGCTTTTGAAAGGACGATACTGGTTGAAACCATCGCCTCAACGACAGAATCGTTATTTGATGACGGGCTTTGTTGATGGAAAATGGTGGACTGTGGTTACCGAAAGTGATTTGTATACTATGGTAACAGTAAGGAGAGCTCATGCGTCGGAAATTGAAAGTGATTAGAAGGATAAATGACGATTTTACCTTGGTAGAGGATTGGCATACTAAGGAAGAATTGGAAGAGATAGAAAACGAAGTGGGGGTGGGCGAAGGTATTGTAATCCCTGCTGGCGAACCTGGCGAGTCCGTTGACCAAGCTTTGGAACGTGCACGCAAGGCTATAAGAGAATATGAAAAACAGCAAAAGAAAGTTTATTCCTTCCGTTTGAAAATCAAGACCGTAGAAGGTTTGAAGAAAAAGGCCGCCGCCCTTGGCATTCCTTACCAGACCTATGTGGGAACTATTCTTGATCAGTTTGCTGTTTAATAGGTAGTCATGCCCATCCAACTTTCTGACCATTTCAATTATTCTAGGCTTCTGCGGTTTACCCTGCCCTCTATCGCAGCCATGGTGTTCACGTCCATCTATAGCGTTGTGGACGGCTACTTCGTTTCCAACTATGCGGGGGCACAGTCCCTGGCGGCGGTGAACATGGCCTGGCCCGTGATTATGATCCTAGGAACCCTGGGCCTGATGTTCGGTATTGGCGGTAGTGCCTTGATTGCGGCTGCCCAAGGTCGCGGTCGCTTGAAACGTGCCAATGAATATTTCTCACTGATTGTGTATGCGGCCATGGGGCTGGGCGTACTTCTGACGGTTATCACTTGGTTCTTGATGGAACCTTTGATGAAGATGTTGGGAGCCGAAGGCGGCCTGTTGTCAGACTGTATTTTGTACGGTCATATAGTTCTACTGGGACTTGTGCCTTTCATTATGCAGATGATGTTCCAGACCTTGTTCATTACGGCGGAAAAACCGCAGTTGTGTTTTTATGTGACTCTTGGTGCCGGCGTTGCCAACATGTTCCTGGACTGGCTTTTGGTGGGCATCCTGGGCTGGGGCTTGTTTGGCGCTTCTGTGGCTACGGATGTGGGTTTCCTCATAGGTGGCATTATTCCTCTGGTCTATTTCGCCCGCAAGAATTCCAGCACTTTGCGCCTGGGTAAAACTCGTTGGATGCCTCACGCTTTGATCAAGGCGACTTTCAATGGAAGTTCCGAATTGCTGTCCGGGATTTCCTCTTCCATCGTGACTTTGCTTTATGATTATCAGCTGTTGCGTTTCGCAGGCGAAAACGGTGTGGCTGCTTTTAGTGTCATCATGTACATCACCTTCGTATTCTTTGCGCTGTTCATCGGCTTCAGTAATGGAATCGCTCCCGTCATTTCGTACCATTTCGGTGCCCGCAACAAGGACGAATTGAAAAACCTGTTCAAACGCTGCTTTGTGATTATTGGTGTCTCTGGTCTTGCCATGTTTGGCTTGGCGGAGGCTTCCGCGTCCCTGCTTTCGAAAGTTTTTGTAGGCTACGACGTAGATCTCTATAATATGACGGTCTATGCCTTCCGCATTATCAGTTTCTGTTTCCTTCTTTCTGGCTTTAACATCTTTGCGTCATCTTTATTTACCGCTCTGAACAATGGCCTAATTTCTGCCACCATTTCCACTAGCCGTTCCATTGTTTTTGAATTGGTGTCGGTGCTGTTGCTGCCGCTCCTTTTCGGAATTGACGGTATTTGGTTTGCTATTTGGGGTGCAGAAATAGCCACCATTATTATGGCGGCTATCTTCATTATTCGTAAGCGAAAAACTTACGGCTATTTGTAATGTACGGCGTTAAACCTTTTTTAGATGTCAAAGTCGCTGCAAGAGTAAGAAGTTATTGAATCCAGCGACTCTGCTCTGAATCCGGAATCCAGCGCTTCCGATATCGAATCTATTCATCAGGTTCGCCTGATGGCTGCCGGTCTCAAGGCTGCACACAAGGCTCGTTTCCATGCAGGCGTCTACCTGGTAAAGCAGGGCGCTGTGGTCAAGGGTGTTACGGTTAAGTAATCTGAAACGTCTAACGGAAAAGAATTAAGCCACTCACTTCGGGAGTGGCTTTTTCGCTGTATAAAAACGTTTTGTTTTGGGGGCCTCGGAAAGGGCTGTCTAACTAGTCCTGGGGGGCTTCGGGCGGAACGCGGGCGATGCTGCCCACGGTGGCGCGGCAGGCCTTGATCAGGTCGGCGGGGGCGATCTTCAGCTGCTGTCCACGTTCACCGGCGCTCACGTAAATGTAGGGGAAGTTGTTGCAGGTCTCGTGCATAAAAATAGGGAAGTTCTTCTTCAGGCCAAGGGGGCTGCAACCGCCACGGATATAGCCTGTCAGCGGAGTCAAATCTTTCAGGGGAACGGTTTCGATTTTCTTGTTGCCGCTAACCTTGGCGGCACCCTTCAGGTCAACTTCGAGATTGCCCGGCACCACACACATGAGGTAACCGATCTTGTCGCCATGAACAAGGATGGTCTTGAAAACCTGGTTGATGTCTTCGCCCAGGGAGTCGGCTACATGCTGTGCGCCCAGGTCATTTTCGTCCACCACATAGGGAATCAGTTCGTAGGAAATTTTCTGCTTGTCCAGGATGCGTGCGACATTTGTCTTCTTGATTTCTGCGGCCATTTGAAACTCTCTTGATTTTTCCCAAATATAAAAACTGCGGAGATTCCCTGCAATAAGGCTAGCGTATGGATTCCTTGAGGGCGGCCAATGCCTTTGCCAACTGCGGGTCCATGGAGTCGGGAGAATTTTCCTGGCGGAGTTGTCTTGCCTTTTCCAGGGCGGCAGACGTGGGGTTGTTCATGATGACTCGGGCGACTTTTGTGGCCTTTGGTACAAGAGGCTGCTTTAGAGGTTCCAATAGCGGTTCTAGACCGTTGACCTTGATTTCGTACAGCAGTCCCAGTAATTCTCCCAGGTGACCGTTTGGGAAACCTTTGGAATGGTACCACACTACATAGGGTTCGGGTAAGTCGATAAGCCTTACGCCTTGATAGCGGCCAAACGGCATGGTGGTGTTGGCAAGTTCTAGGAGTACTTCGGGATTCACGCCGAAAAAATACTATAAGATGACTTAATTGAAAGTCGCCAAAACGACAAAGTTGTTAAATATGGTTTGATTATGAATGAGCGCACCGCCATATTGATTGGTTGCGGCACGATGGGCAAGCGTCATCGTTCCCGCTTCGAAGAAAACGGAGTCCGTTTTACGGAAACTCTGGATATGGATGCTGCTGAAATCTTGAAGCAGGAAAAGTGGACCCGCCCGGATTTTGCGGTGGTGGCGTCCCCTGCGTCGACCCATTACGAATATGCCAGGTTCTTTCTGGAACGTCGGATCCCCGTGCTGGTAGAAAAACCGTTGGCTGTTTCTGCTGACCAGGCCCGAGAACTCGTGAAGTTGGCCCAAGAGAACGAGACTCTTCTTTTTGTGGCCCAGTCCGAGTGCTATAACCCTATTTTCCTGAACTTCCGTAAGCACCTGCTGGTGGACCTGAAAAAGGCCGCTTCTGGACCTGCTCCTCTGAAGGTCAAGCTGGAATTCCGTCGCGAACATGGTTACAGCCCCCGGTGTCGTGATGTGGATGTGGCGTTGGACCTGCTGGTTCATGACGTCAGCCTGTTCCTGAATCTGTTTGACGCTAGAGACGTGGTGATGGTCGATGACGGCCGTGGATGCGCCTGTGGTGACCGCATCCGTATGAGCCTCAAGGTGGTGTCTGGTGAGTTTGCCGGCGTTGAGGCGGAGTTTATGGCCGACCGCGATAGTGAACATGATGCCCGGACCATTTCTGCTGAATTTGGTCGTAATGGGGACGATCCCGGTTTTGACTATTCTGTGAGCCTTGTTCATTATACGTCTTCTGGAGATGTGGCCCACATTCCCGATTCGCTGGATAACGAACATCGGTTCTTTTTGAAATTGTTGGCGGGGGCTTGCGGTGAGTGGGGAAATCGCGCCTTGTTGAATGCCGCCAATGCCGTAATTCTTGCCACTGGAGAGGCTTCGGCGATTAAGGGATGAATTATTGGCGTCTTAGATGAATTTCGTCTAACTATAAAAAAGGCCCCGCCTTGGCGGGGTTTAAAAGTTTGCATTCCCTATCAGACGTCCACCATTAAATGGCTTGCATCTTGGTAGTGCTCTTGTGGTTGTACATCATGTGGCTGGCGTCCTTGATCAGATATTCCAGGTCGTCGCCCTTGCCCTGGGAGTAGCCCACCGCTGCAGAAATCTTGATTGAAGAACCGCTGTTCAGCTGATCCACCTTGACGTTCCACTTTAGAAGGGCCCTGTTGATGTCGCCCTTGGTGGAATTTTCAATAATAAGGATAAAGCGGTCGCCGCCGTAACGGAATAGGCGCTGTGTGGGAGTCTGCAGAATCTTGATGGAATCAGCGGTCATGGCTACCAGCGTGTCGCCAACGCTTTGCCCGTGGAGATCGTTGATCCGCTTGAGATCGTTGATGTCCCAGACGATTACGGAAATGCTCTTGAGGGTGGGGTAGAATTCCTTGGTGAGGCGGTCGAAGCAGATTCGGTTGAAGACGCCTGTCATGAAGTCGATGTCGGTTTTCTGGCCTAAGGCCATTTCGCGCTGGGTGCGGGATTCAATCTGCTTGGAGATGTGGAACAGGACCGGCAGGAACGAAATCAATATGAACCACTGGGGCACGATGAAGAATACGAACAGGGCGAGGTTGATGGGCATGCCCGGATCATTGGGTCCGAAGGTTCCCGCTACAATCTGCTGAATATAATATTCGGTGGTGTTGGCGGTGAACAGCAGCATGTTGCCGTTGCACAGGCCGAAATAGTAGCCGCCATATACGTTGACAATGTGGCCGATTAAAGTCAGGATGTAGGCGAACCGGATCACCTTCTTGCTGCGGTACTGCACCGATAGGAGAATCGGGAATATGGTAATCAGCAACGCGTGGTAAGTCAGCATGACAGCGATGAACTGGAAACTGACCGTGGCAAAGAATAGG
Protein-coding regions in this window:
- a CDS encoding glycoside hydrolase family 16 protein → MQLANVQRYFFALLLASANFFACSSDSPAGTDNNAPESSSVSGVLESSADVAQVSSGDATPASSAVENPLSSAAVPSSSSQNVIPSVVEESSSSNESISSSSVADVAQSSSADDPASSESAGLPTDTPADPTAFWSDEFNGTALDLTKWTYETGNSGWGNNELQYYTDRTENTYVKDGILHIAAKKEDFETAKYTSARIITKGKFEFTYGTIEARIALPSGKGIWPAFWMLGKNIDQVSWPTCGEIDIIEAVNDESVVYGTHHWAHEGQHAEYGNNTKEYYGTSYPMDITQFHNYKMTWDKSAITMYVDDFKYQEIGIEDAAGEMGTFHKDFFFILNVAVGGTWPGFEIDDSQFPNEMLVDYIRVYKK
- a CDS encoding RimK family protein encodes the protein MKKIIVVNNPKNWKLNVPGIEIVSAQDYLISHKYTGEKNTRVFNLCRDYSYQSKGYYVSLLAEARGHKVIPCVKNIRDFKTTAVIKHISDEIDNLIQKSLHKLTGTEFVLSIYFGQNVSPQYLELSQELYRLFQAPLLRAKFIFKQKWFIQSIRPICVDEIPETHMEMVNKFAQEYFEKNRYVASKEEDYLYDLAILTNPEEKEPPSNAQAIQNFIKAAEETGFRVELITKKDYARVGEFDALFIRETTNVNHYTYSFARRAQSLGIAVIDDPDSILRCSNKVYLQELMQAAKIHTPRTIIAHSENRHTLAKEIGFPMVLKSPDSSFSLGVKKVSNKEELEKTLDQMFEHSDLLIAQEFTPTEFDWRIGVLDGKPLYACKYYMAKDHWQIYNWASEDKDEICGMFDCLPIESVPHGVVKTALKICSMIGNGLYGVDLKEWNGHPIVVEVNDNPSIDAGIEDQVGKKKIYSAIMRSLRHRIEDRLNAAQQKILQHEREFYL
- a CDS encoding glutamate-cysteine ligase family protein — encoded protein: MNAYKLWQKYGIEMEYMIVDRDNLNVLPRADVPLGHDKNGEQLSDVEHGPIGLSNELVSHVLELKCAEPVDHLKNLGATFHKEILLANEKLKSINAMLLPSAAHPFMDPAEMQLWPYDCNEIYETYDRIFNCKGHGWANLQSTHINLSFNGDEEFGKLHAAIRALLPLIPAIAASSPFLDGKYCGFLDGRIETYRHNQDRVPSIAGLVIPEAVFTYEDYNKQIFEKVKKDIAPHDPEHLLNHFFLNSRGAIARFDRGAVEIRLVDIQECPDADIAIAEWEVAVLKGLTEGAFNGIDSSSALKRVKALETEALAKILMDTTRFAEKTIIRDRNFLITFGIEASEITAGELIKKITSKVQSKISAHSQELLLKMFKRGTLASALVKNVGTNPGRDDFVCEYGRLARCLAENTLYGVEE
- the ybaK gene encoding Cys-tRNA(Pro) deacylase; amino-acid sequence: MAAEIKKTNVARILDKQKISYELIPYVVDENDLGAQHVADSLGEDINQVFKTILVHGDKIGYLMCVVPGNLEVDLKGAAKVSGNKKIETVPLKDLTPLTGYIRGGCSPLGLKKNFPIFMHETCNNFPYIYVSAGERGQQLKIAPADLIKACRATVGSIARVPPEAPQD
- a CDS encoding N-formylglutamate amidohydrolase — translated: MFNDFKLLLSCEHAHNAVPAFARNLNIPCEILESHRGYDYGVYDIYKRLVKQEKPDFYCAGKYSRLFIDLNRSLWNHSVFSEFWDSIKDNQGDAKYFALRKRAFAYYLGYRNAVEEYVSTTAATTPVLHLAIHSFTPVLNGKERDADIGILFDPSRPQENMIANVIISEIHARAPELKVRKNFPYQGKTDGLCTTLRKLTPHYAGFEIEFNQKLFG
- a CDS encoding DUF3820 family protein; the protein is MNPEVLLELANTTMPFGRYQGVRLIDLPEPYVVWYHSKGFPNGHLGELLGLLYEIKVNGLEPLLEPLKQPLVPKATKVARVIMNNPTSAALEKARQLRQENSPDSMDPQLAKALAALKESIR
- a CDS encoding MATE family efflux transporter is translated as MPIQLSDHFNYSRLLRFTLPSIAAMVFTSIYSVVDGYFVSNYAGAQSLAAVNMAWPVIMILGTLGLMFGIGGSALIAAAQGRGRLKRANEYFSLIVYAAMGLGVLLTVITWFLMEPLMKMLGAEGGLLSDCILYGHIVLLGLVPFIMQMMFQTLFITAEKPQLCFYVTLGAGVANMFLDWLLVGILGWGLFGASVATDVGFLIGGIIPLVYFARKNSSTLRLGKTRWMPHALIKATFNGSSELLSGISSSIVTLLYDYQLLRFAGENGVAAFSVIMYITFVFFALFIGFSNGIAPVISYHFGARNKDELKNLFKRCFVIIGVSGLAMFGLAEASASLLSKVFVGYDVDLYNMTVYAFRIISFCFLLSGFNIFASSLFTALNNGLISATISTSRSIVFELVSVLLLPLLFGIDGIWFAIWGAEIATIIMAAIFIIRKRKTYGYL
- a CDS encoding Gfo/Idh/MocA family protein, whose product is MNERTAILIGCGTMGKRHRSRFEENGVRFTETLDMDAAEILKQEKWTRPDFAVVASPASTHYEYARFFLERRIPVLVEKPLAVSADQARELVKLAQENETLLFVAQSECYNPIFLNFRKHLLVDLKKAASGPAPLKVKLEFRREHGYSPRCRDVDVALDLLVHDVSLFLNLFDARDVVMVDDGRGCACGDRIRMSLKVVSGEFAGVEAEFMADRDSEHDARTISAEFGRNGDDPGFDYSVSLVHYTSSGDVAHIPDSLDNEHRFFLKLLAGACGEWGNRALLNAANAVILATGEASAIKG
- a CDS encoding peptidase-C39 like family protein produces the protein MDIKILPQPNDVTCGPTSLHAVYAHLGLNVPLHQLISEIESLEEGGTLGVFLGIDALKRGFKATIYSYNLKIFDPSWSNLKMPELRERLCALHKAKHAPKLKKAIEAYIRFIDLGGTIATADLRASMFEKFFKKGTPVLCGLSATYLYRCKREYTDENDRSVSDDIKGDPCGHFVVLYGLDEKKNFLVADPDCTNPLCKGPYYKVDKFRLIHSILLGVMTYDGNVLVVEKK
- a CDS encoding diguanylate cyclase domain-containing protein encodes the protein MTKEYLKEFELTANAFTLKAIGFTAALFGVVWVLNLLSIFIVEQSIMNIGFFGSILINAITFSVARVLGLGDSRTKYVALFFATVSFQFIAVMLTYHALLITIFPILLSVQYRSKKVIRFAYILTLIGHIVNVYGGYYFGLCNGNMLLFTANTTEYYIQQIVAGTFGPNDPGMPINLALFVFFIVPQWFILISFLPVLFHISKQIESRTQREMALGQKTDIDFMTGVFNRICFDRLTKEFYPTLKSISVIVWDINDLKRINDLHGQSVGDTLVAMTADSIKILQTPTQRLFRYGGDRFILIIENSTKGDINRALLKWNVKVDQLNSGSSIKISAAVGYSQGKGDDLEYLIKDASHMMYNHKSTTKMQAI